DNA sequence from the Alkalilimnicola ehrlichii MLHE-1 genome:
CGCGAGCCGGAGGATCTGCTCAAAGTCGCCGAGCGGGTCTACCGGCCCGACCTTTATCGTGAGGCCGCCCGTGCCGTGGGCGAGCCCTACCCCACCATCGATTACAAAAGCGAAGGCACGCGGGATAAGCCTTGGACCCTCCAGGAGGCCAGCCACCCCATTGAGATGGGGCCGGACCGCTTCCTCGATGGCCGCACTTTCGACCCCCGGGATGTCATGGCTTACCTGGAAGGCTTTGATGTGCACTCCCGGGCCCTGAGCCTGCCGCAACTGGCCGAATTGAACGGCTGAGGAGACGCTCATGGTTGCCAACACTTACGATATCAGCGCCTCTACCGCCGACAGGCGGTCTGAGGAGGCCACCACCAGGCCTTTGGCCCGTTCCGCCGCTGCCGACACACGGCGTCCCACCGCGGACGTAGCACCCGTAGAATGCCGGCGCTGGGAACAGATGGTCGCAAGCCTGCAAACCGTTACCCGGTTGGTCACGCTACCCACCCTGACCTTCCTGATCGTACTCGCGGTTTGGGCAACGACCCAGAGCACCGTTGCGCCGGACCTGCCCACCGTGGGCGAAACGTGGCAGCGGGCCGTCACGCTTTTCTCCGACCCCTTTTACGACTATGGCCCCAACGACATGGGCATCGGCTGGCAGGTGACCTACTCGCTGGGCCGGGTGCTCGGCGGGTTCTTCCTGGCGTTGCTCGTGGGCATTCCAGTCGGGCTGATGATGGGCACCAGCGAAGTCTGTCGGCGCGCCTGGGGGCCACTGATCCAGATCCTGCGCCCGGTCAGCCCGCTGGCCTGGCTGCCCATCGGCCTGCTGCTCTTCCGGGCGGTGGACCCCTCGG
Encoded proteins:
- the ntrB gene encoding nitrate ABC transporter permease, producing the protein MVASLQTVTRLVTLPTLTFLIVLAVWATTQSTVAPDLPTVGETWQRAVTLFSDPFYDYGPNDMGIGWQVTYSLGRVLGGFFLALLVGIPVGLMMGTSEVCRRAWGPLIQILRPVSPLAWLPIGLLLFRAVDPSAIFVIFITSIWPIILNTSAGVQAIPRDYMNVSRVLQLNRLEITRKILLPAALPHMLTGMRLSLGIAWMVIVAAEMLTGGIGIGFFVWDEWNNLNVASILVAILVIGLVGIALDTVMNLVQRRLDYTQR